Proteins encoded together in one Myotis daubentonii chromosome 17, mMyoDau2.1, whole genome shotgun sequence window:
- the C17H8orf88 gene encoding uncharacterized protein C8orf88 homolog gives METKKLIGKSLQPARPVRHLTSPSGAVFPFNFQNEYPCNTQYLQSGVSRCKTNGMQAFSPGLSEQTQHQSPVKKERIKYSRDFLLKLSSVSICRKKPDFLPDHPIVLQKPENNQSFKEHFKNR, from the exons atggaaacaaaaaaattgaTTGGCAAATCGCTTCAACCAGCAAGACCTGTTCGTCATCTGACTTCTCCCTCTG GAGCAGTATTCCCTTTCAACTTTCAAAATGAATATCCATGCAACACTCAGTACTTGCAAAGCGGAGTTAGCCGA TGTAAGACGAATGGAATGCAGGCCTTTTCTCCGGGCCTCAGCGAGCAAACGCAACATCAGTCTCCAGTTAAAAAAG AGAGAATTAAATACAGCAGAGATTTCCTATTGAAGCTCTCCAGTGTTTCCATCTGCAGGAAAAAACCAGACTTTCTTCCTGATCATCCCATTGTACTTCAAAAACCA GAAAACAACCAAAGTTTTAAGGAGCACTTTAAGAACAGATGA